Proteins found in one Muntiacus reevesi chromosome 2, mMunRee1.1, whole genome shotgun sequence genomic segment:
- the BHLHA15 gene encoding class A basic helix-loop-helix protein 15 has translation MKTKSRPPRRRAPPQDPEASPAERTPDRPPPGSGGPDTAKALRSRTARAQGARAEGGRRRPGPGVRRESSVQRRLESNERERQRMHKLNNAFQALREVIPHVRADKKLSKIETLTLAKNYIKSLTATILTMSSGRLPGLDGPGPKLYQHYQQQQQASGGALGAPEAPPEGHLQKYSTQIHSFREGS, from the coding sequence ATGAAGACCAAGAGCCGGCCACCCCGGCGCCGGGCACCTCCGCAAGACCCAGAAGCCTCCCCAGCGGAGCGGACGCCTGACAGGCCACCACCAGGCTCGGGGGGACCGGACACGGCCAAGGCTCTGCGGAGCCGGACGGCGCGGGCGCAGGGGGCGCGGGCGGAGGGCGGGCGCCGGCGGCCGGGGCCGGGGGTCCGGCGGGAAAGCAGCGTACAGCGGCGGCTAGAGAGCAATGAGCGGGAGCGACAGCGCATGCACAAGCTGAACAACGCCTTCCAGGCGCTGCGCGAGGTCATCCCACACGTGCGCGCCGACAAGAAGCTCTCCAAGATCGAGACCCTCACACTGGCCAAGAACTACATCAAGTCGCTGACCGCCACCATCCTGACCATGTCCAGCGGCCGCCTCCCGGGCCTGGACGGGCCGGGCCCCAAGCTCTACCAGCACtatcaacagcagcagcaggcgTCTGGGGGCGCACTTGGGGCGCCCGAGGCCCCACCCGAGGGCCACCTGCAGAAATACTCCACCCAGATCCACAGCTTCCGCGAGGGCTCCTAG